In Geobacter anodireducens, a genomic segment contains:
- a CDS encoding ribose-5-phosphate isomerase: MIVVGSDHGGLELKEAVKRLLAERGEPFEDCGTDNGNSVDYPDFGIKVARRVSNGDAEKGILFCGTGIGMSIVANKFPRVRAALATDAFMARMAKEHNNANILVLGGRVLEEAAAREMVIAWLDGVYEGGRHQGRLDKIAALERELMK; the protein is encoded by the coding sequence GTGATAGTCGTCGGGAGCGATCACGGTGGTCTGGAACTGAAGGAAGCGGTTAAGCGGCTCCTTGCCGAGCGGGGGGAACCCTTCGAAGACTGCGGAACCGATAACGGCAACTCGGTTGATTACCCGGACTTCGGCATCAAGGTGGCCCGAAGGGTATCCAATGGCGACGCGGAGAAGGGGATTCTCTTCTGCGGCACCGGCATCGGCATGTCGATCGTTGCCAACAAGTTTCCCCGGGTGCGTGCGGCCCTTGCCACCGATGCCTTCATGGCACGCATGGCCAAGGAGCATAATAACGCAAACATCCTGGTCCTCGGTGGCCGGGTGCTCGAGGAGGCCGCGGCCCGGGAGATGGTCATCGCCTGGCTCGACGGGGTGTATGAAGGCGGCCGTCATCAGGGACGGCTCGACAAGATTGCGGCCCTGGAGCGGGAACTGATGAAGTAG
- the glyA gene encoding serine hydroxymethyltransferase (catalyzes the reaction of glycine with 5,10-methylenetetrahydrofolate to form L-serine and tetrahydrofolate): MSILETFDPQVAEAIRHETERQEYNLELIASENFVSEAVLEAQGSVMTNKYAEGYPGKRYYGGCHHVDVVENLAIERAKELFGADHANVQPHSGSQANMAVYFSVLKPGDTILGMNLSHGGHLTHGSPVNFSGRFFNVVPYGVSQETETIDFNEVERLALEHKPKMIVVGASAYPRTIDFTAFRTIADKVGAVIMVDMAHIAGLVAAGLHPNPVPYAEFVTTTTHKTLRGPRGGMILCREEYAKTLNSNIFPGIQGGPLMHVIAAKAVALKEALQPEFKAYQAQIVKNAKALADELVKRGFRLVSGGTDNHLMLVNLTGTELTGKVAEESLDKAGITVNKNTVPFETRSPFVTSGFRIGTPAATTHGLKEAEMANVAGFIAEALANVDNDAKLVEIKGRVNALMKRFPLYAHRLS, from the coding sequence ATGTCGATTCTCGAAACCTTTGACCCGCAGGTAGCTGAGGCGATCCGCCATGAAACCGAGCGGCAGGAGTACAACCTGGAGTTGATCGCTTCCGAAAACTTCGTTTCCGAGGCGGTACTGGAAGCCCAGGGCTCGGTAATGACCAATAAGTATGCCGAGGGATACCCCGGCAAGCGCTACTATGGTGGATGCCACCACGTGGACGTGGTGGAAAATCTCGCTATCGAGCGGGCCAAGGAGCTTTTCGGTGCCGATCATGCCAACGTCCAGCCCCATTCGGGCTCCCAGGCAAATATGGCGGTCTACTTTTCGGTGCTCAAGCCCGGCGACACCATTCTCGGGATGAACCTGTCCCACGGCGGCCACCTGACCCACGGCAGCCCCGTGAACTTTTCGGGCCGTTTCTTCAACGTGGTTCCCTACGGCGTGTCCCAGGAAACCGAAACGATCGACTTCAATGAGGTGGAGCGTCTTGCCCTGGAGCATAAGCCGAAGATGATTGTTGTGGGGGCCAGCGCCTATCCCCGGACCATCGACTTCACCGCCTTCCGCACCATTGCCGATAAGGTCGGCGCGGTTATCATGGTTGATATGGCTCACATCGCGGGCCTGGTTGCGGCCGGTCTCCATCCGAACCCCGTTCCCTACGCGGAATTCGTGACCACCACCACCCATAAGACCCTCAGGGGGCCCCGCGGTGGGATGATCCTGTGCCGCGAGGAATACGCCAAGACGCTCAATTCCAATATTTTCCCAGGTATCCAGGGAGGGCCGCTCATGCATGTCATTGCGGCCAAGGCCGTTGCCCTCAAGGAAGCCCTCCAGCCCGAGTTCAAAGCGTATCAGGCCCAGATCGTGAAAAACGCCAAGGCCCTTGCCGACGAGCTGGTGAAGCGCGGGTTCCGGCTTGTGTCCGGCGGCACCGATAACCATCTGATGCTGGTTAACCTGACCGGCACCGAACTGACCGGCAAGGTGGCGGAGGAGTCTCTGGATAAGGCCGGCATCACGGTGAACAAGAACACGGTGCCCTTCGAGACCCGTTCGCCCTTTGTCACCTCCGGTTTCCGGATCGGCACTCCCGCAGCCACTACCCACGGTCTCAAGGAAGCTGAAATGGCTAATGTGGCGGGCTTCATCGCAGAGGCACTGGCCAACGTGGACAATGATGCCAAGCTTGTTGAGATCAAGGGGAGGGTCAATGCACTCATGAAGCGTTTTCCCCTCTACGCCCACCGGCTTTCTTAA